The following are encoded together in the Candidatus Flexicrinis proximus genome:
- the purN gene encoding phosphoribosylglycinamide formyltransferase: MTDKSMVVLATGGGTNLQALIDAVEAGHVPARISGVVVNRKDAYALTRAAKHGIPALYFPLKPYTDAGRPRTEYDADLAAKVAEFAPDLVVLAGWMHVLSPAFLNVFPNRVINLHPALPGQFAGTQAIERAFEAYGRGEIDRGGCMVHVVVPEVDAGPVIASAEVAIHPDDTFETYAARLHAAEHQLIVQAAIIALGRL; this comes from the coding sequence ATGACCGATAAATCGATGGTGGTGCTGGCGACCGGCGGCGGGACAAACCTGCAGGCGCTGATCGACGCGGTGGAGGCCGGGCATGTGCCGGCGCGGATCAGCGGAGTGGTGGTCAACCGGAAAGACGCCTATGCCCTGACCCGGGCGGCGAAACACGGCATCCCGGCGCTGTATTTTCCGCTCAAGCCGTATACCGACGCGGGCAGGCCGCGGACGGAGTATGACGCTGATCTGGCGGCGAAGGTGGCGGAATTCGCGCCGGATCTGGTGGTGCTGGCGGGCTGGATGCACGTGCTGTCGCCGGCGTTCCTGAATGTGTTCCCGAACCGCGTGATAAACCTGCACCCCGCCCTGCCGGGGCAGTTTGCCGGAACGCAGGCCATCGAGCGGGCCTTCGAGGCGTATGGGCGCGGGGAGATCGACCGGGGCGGCTGTATGGTACACGTGGTGGTGCCGGAAGTGGACGCCGGGCCGGTGATCGCCAGCGCCGAGGTGGCGATTCATCCCGACGATACATTCGAGACGTACGCGGCGCGGCTGCACGCGGCGGAGCATCAGTTGATCGTGCAAGCGGCGATTATCGCGCTGGGGCGGCTATGA
- a CDS encoding 5-(carboxyamino)imidazole ribonucleotide synthase has product MRIGILGGGQLAQMLTQAAIGLGLETAIYDTAPDTPASRLTAHNGVGAWGDLEALRAFCAGCDVLTLENEFVLAGPLAELEASGVPIYPKPATLATIQDKLKQKLAMRIADIPVPHFMPVATPNDALTAGDAYGYPFLLKARYGGYDGYGNATVFSKDDLPAAWAKVAKPGREIMAEAFVKFERELAVMVVRGRDGETRAYPVVETIQQNHICHVVRAPAGVDAQTAATAAEIAVRAVQALDGVGVFGVELFDLGGGKIRYNETAPRPHNSGHYTIEACVTSQFENHLRAVMGWPLGDVSLRSPAVMVNLLGTRNAPADPHGIREALGIRGAHVHIYGKRESRTGRKMGHVTGLAETVEDAERIARAAAEKIAL; this is encoded by the coding sequence ATGAGGATCGGTATCCTGGGCGGCGGGCAGCTGGCGCAGATGCTGACGCAGGCCGCGATCGGGCTTGGACTCGAAACGGCGATCTACGATACGGCGCCGGATACGCCGGCCTCGCGGCTGACGGCGCATAACGGCGTCGGGGCGTGGGGCGATCTTGAGGCACTTCGCGCGTTCTGCGCCGGCTGCGATGTGCTGACACTGGAAAACGAATTCGTGCTGGCCGGGCCGCTGGCGGAACTGGAAGCGTCAGGGGTGCCGATTTACCCGAAGCCCGCCACACTGGCGACGATCCAAGACAAGCTGAAGCAAAAACTGGCGATGCGGATCGCAGATATTCCCGTGCCGCATTTCATGCCGGTGGCGACGCCGAACGACGCGCTCACGGCCGGTGACGCATACGGCTACCCGTTCCTGCTCAAGGCGCGCTATGGCGGCTACGATGGCTACGGCAACGCGACGGTTTTCAGCAAAGACGACCTTCCGGCGGCATGGGCGAAGGTAGCTAAACCAGGACGCGAGATTATGGCCGAGGCGTTCGTAAAGTTCGAGCGCGAACTGGCGGTCATGGTCGTGCGCGGGCGGGATGGCGAAACGCGCGCTTATCCGGTGGTCGAGACGATCCAGCAGAACCATATTTGCCACGTTGTGCGCGCGCCGGCCGGCGTTGACGCGCAGACCGCCGCGACCGCTGCGGAAATCGCGGTCAGGGCGGTGCAGGCGCTGGACGGCGTCGGCGTGTTTGGCGTCGAATTGTTTGACCTGGGCGGCGGCAAGATTCGCTATAACGAAACCGCGCCGCGTCCGCACAACTCCGGCCACTATACGATCGAGGCGTGCGTGACTTCGCAGTTCGAGAATCATCTGCGCGCCGTGATGGGCTGGCCGCTGGGGGATGTCTCGCTGCGGAGTCCCGCCGTGATGGTCAACCTGCTGGGCACGCGCAACGCACCGGCTGATCCGCACGGAATTCGCGAGGCGCTGGGGATCCGCGGCGCACATGTCCACATCTACGGCAAGCGCGAGTCGCGCACCGGGCGTAAGATGGGGCATGTCACCGGGCTGGCCGAGACCGTCGAAGACGCTGAACGGATCGCGCGGGCGGCGGCTGAGAAGATTGCGCTGTAG
- a CDS encoding MFS transporter: protein MTPELARRNIRLLMLFNFFEDFLPYSVFAILIFAEIGGSFTAGAAAFSVTMLTKVIFEVPTGIVSDLVGRKGTMVLGAAFSAAGMVCYVFAQDAGLLFIGSALGGISTAFYSGNNEAFLYDTLTEAGREDEYRDVSGRTSSMFQAAGAVSAVTGGLMAATLGYRAVLIATVFPQIACVFVALLMTNPRRHVTDQKPFAHLRESAALIWHNPRLLALTVGNVTRFAFGEVGFQMRSAFVERLWPLWAIGLMRAASNVLAAFSFYFAGRIIRRFGERRILIGGIVFTNAIDVVWITFAGVLSPLVMGLNSVFFGAITVSSGSLIQREFSAQHRATMGSVGSLAGSFLFAVVSVGFGAITDRISADAALMFAVIGAMTSAYWYRKALEVVVN, encoded by the coding sequence ATGACACCTGAACTTGCGCGGCGGAATATCCGGCTGCTGATGCTCTTCAATTTTTTCGAGGACTTTCTGCCGTACAGCGTGTTCGCCATCCTGATCTTCGCCGAGATTGGCGGGTCGTTTACAGCGGGCGCGGCGGCGTTCAGCGTCACGATGCTGACGAAAGTGATCTTCGAGGTGCCAACCGGGATCGTGTCAGATCTGGTGGGGCGGAAGGGCACGATGGTGTTGGGAGCGGCGTTCAGCGCGGCGGGGATGGTGTGCTATGTGTTCGCGCAGGATGCTGGGCTGCTGTTCATTGGCTCAGCACTGGGCGGGATCAGTACAGCGTTCTACAGCGGCAATAACGAGGCATTCCTGTACGACACGCTGACCGAAGCAGGGCGCGAGGACGAATATCGGGATGTATCGGGGCGGACCTCGTCGATGTTTCAGGCGGCGGGGGCGGTATCGGCGGTGACGGGCGGCCTGATGGCGGCGACGCTGGGCTACCGCGCGGTGCTGATCGCCACGGTGTTCCCGCAGATCGCCTGCGTGTTCGTCGCGCTGCTGATGACCAATCCGCGCCGTCACGTTACAGATCAGAAGCCATTCGCCCACCTGCGCGAGTCGGCGGCGCTGATCTGGCACAATCCGCGGCTGCTGGCATTGACGGTCGGTAATGTGACGCGCTTCGCGTTCGGCGAGGTTGGGTTTCAGATGCGTTCGGCATTCGTTGAGCGGCTGTGGCCGCTGTGGGCGATCGGGCTGATGCGCGCGGCCTCCAACGTGCTCGCCGCGTTCAGCTTCTATTTCGCGGGGCGGATTATCCGGCGGTTCGGCGAGCGGCGAATTCTGATCGGTGGCATCGTGTTCACCAACGCGATCGATGTGGTATGGATCACGTTTGCGGGGGTGCTTTCGCCGCTGGTGATGGGACTGAACAGCGTTTTTTTCGGCGCGATCACGGTCTCGTCAGGGTCGCTGATCCAGCGAGAATTTTCAGCGCAGCACCGCGCGACGATGGGCTCGGTCGGCTCGCTGGCCGGGAGTTTTCTGTTCGCGGTGGTTTCGGTTGGCTTCGGCGCCATCACGGACCGAATCAGTGCCGACGCCGCCCTCATGTTCGCCGTGATCGGCGCGATGACGAGCGCCTACTGGTACCGGAAGGCGCTAGAGGTTGTTGTGAACTAG
- a CDS encoding SRPBCC domain-containing protein, which translates to MDEEQVFKALADGSRRILLDALFASDGQSLADLQVRLPMTRFGVMKHLAILEEAGLITTRKVGREKFHYLNPVPIQMVYDRWVDKYARRWTRPLTDLKAALEESTMTDKPNHVLEVFIRTTPEKLWQALTEGQFTSQYYFGTAVESTWQPGAAYHYRYPTGESMLEGEIVESNPPHKLVMTFRPTFSGGEEALRTSTVTFEIQQLGPSCSLTLTHYGLNPDAGITQGIGSGWAQILSGLKTLLETGQPLLVEFPESASAS; encoded by the coding sequence ATGGATGAAGAACAAGTGTTCAAGGCTTTGGCCGACGGCAGCCGGCGTATCCTGCTCGACGCGCTGTTCGCCAGCGACGGGCAGTCGCTCGCTGATCTGCAAGTCCGCCTCCCGATGACCCGCTTTGGCGTAATGAAACATTTGGCCATCCTCGAGGAAGCCGGACTCATCACCACGCGTAAAGTCGGCCGGGAAAAGTTCCACTATCTGAACCCTGTTCCGATCCAGATGGTCTACGACCGCTGGGTGGACAAATACGCCCGCCGGTGGACTCGACCGCTCACCGACCTGAAGGCCGCATTGGAGGAAAGCACGATGACCGATAAGCCCAATCACGTCCTGGAAGTGTTCATCCGTACCACGCCGGAAAAGCTCTGGCAGGCGCTCACCGAAGGCCAGTTCACCAGCCAGTATTACTTTGGCACGGCGGTGGAATCGACCTGGCAGCCCGGCGCCGCCTACCATTACCGCTATCCCACCGGCGAATCGATGTTGGAAGGCGAGATCGTCGAGTCCAATCCGCCTCACAAGCTCGTCATGACTTTCCGCCCCACCTTCTCCGGTGGCGAAGAAGCCCTGCGCACCTCGACCGTCACCTTCGAGATCCAGCAGCTTGGCCCCTCCTGCAGCCTGACGCTCACCCATTACGGTCTTAACCCCGATGCCGGCATCACCCAGGGTATCGGCTCCGGTTGGGCGCAGATCCTCTCCGGCCTCAAAACGCTGCTGGAGACCGGTCAGCCGCTGCTGGTCGAGTTTCCTGAAAGCGCGTCGGCCTCCTGA
- a CDS encoding M3 family oligoendopeptidase: MFDALPKTYDAVKDWGWDQFAPYFADLETRQLTADSVDPWLRDWTAVSKVAGEMMARARVATTQNTVDADAEARLKLLMKTIHQPILRAADKLNRKLLDSGLTPANYEIPLRKARTSVEIFREENLPLMLDEQQVGLEYAKVTGAQTVTWDGEEVTLTELMTVFQDPDRQRRKAAFDLFASRWEQDRDAINHLWRKAFEIRQKIAQNAGFANYRDFQWKSKARFDYAPSDNETFHKAIAEVVVPAAVRARERRRVRLGLDTLRPYDVDVDASGQPALKPWDTIQGFADTSTAVFSAVDPELGDQYADMKAAGLMDLPNRKFKGPGAYCSGFPLTGKPFVFMNAVNTGGDVRTLLHEVGHAFHNYATRALPYSEQRAYPIEFAEVASFGMELLAAPYVTRDRGGYFSEAEAARYRIEHLESIIEFWPYMAIVDAFQLWAYRGHADGGDPEACDETWLELKDRFEPDIDYTGYENYKASGWHRKQHIFRYPMYYIEYGLARLGAVQLFANARKDQASAVRAYRSALALGGTASLPALFGAAGARFAFDTDTLRGLIDTVEDTIAELQAKL, translated from the coding sequence ATGTTTGATGCGCTGCCCAAAACCTACGATGCCGTCAAGGACTGGGGCTGGGACCAGTTCGCGCCCTATTTCGCCGACCTCGAAACCCGCCAGCTGACCGCCGATTCGGTCGATCCGTGGCTGCGCGACTGGACGGCCGTCAGCAAAGTCGCCGGTGAAATGATGGCGCGCGCCCGTGTCGCCACGACTCAGAATACCGTCGACGCCGACGCCGAAGCGCGTCTCAAGCTGCTCATGAAGACCATCCATCAGCCGATTCTGCGCGCCGCCGACAAGCTCAATCGTAAGCTCCTCGACAGCGGTCTCACGCCGGCAAACTACGAAATCCCGCTCAGGAAAGCGCGCACCTCGGTCGAAATCTTCCGCGAGGAAAACCTCCCGCTCATGCTCGACGAGCAGCAGGTCGGCCTCGAATATGCGAAAGTCACCGGCGCGCAGACCGTGACCTGGGACGGCGAAGAGGTCACCCTCACCGAGCTCATGACGGTCTTTCAGGACCCGGACCGCCAGCGCCGCAAGGCCGCCTTCGACCTGTTCGCCAGCCGCTGGGAACAGGACCGCGATGCCATCAATCATCTCTGGCGCAAGGCCTTCGAAATTCGCCAGAAGATCGCCCAGAACGCCGGATTCGCCAATTACCGCGACTTCCAGTGGAAATCGAAAGCGCGTTTCGATTACGCCCCGTCGGACAACGAGACTTTTCATAAGGCCATCGCCGAAGTGGTTGTACCAGCGGCTGTCCGCGCCCGCGAGCGCCGCCGCGTGCGCCTCGGCCTCGACACGCTGCGCCCCTATGATGTCGATGTCGACGCCAGCGGACAGCCTGCGCTCAAACCCTGGGACACCATACAAGGGTTCGCGGACACCTCGACCGCGGTATTCAGCGCGGTCGATCCCGAGCTTGGCGACCAGTACGCCGATATGAAGGCCGCCGGGCTGATGGACCTGCCCAATCGCAAATTCAAGGGTCCCGGCGCCTACTGCTCTGGTTTCCCCCTGACCGGTAAACCGTTTGTGTTCATGAATGCCGTCAATACCGGTGGCGATGTGCGCACCTTGCTGCACGAGGTCGGCCACGCTTTCCACAACTACGCCACCCGCGCCCTGCCCTACAGCGAACAGCGCGCGTACCCCATCGAATTCGCCGAAGTCGCCTCGTTCGGCATGGAACTGCTCGCCGCGCCCTATGTGACCCGCGACCGCGGTGGCTACTTCAGCGAAGCCGAAGCCGCCCGCTACCGCATCGAGCATCTGGAAAGCATCATCGAGTTCTGGCCGTATATGGCGATAGTCGATGCCTTCCAGTTGTGGGCGTATCGCGGCCATGCCGACGGCGGCGACCCCGAAGCCTGCGACGAGACCTGGCTGGAGCTCAAAGACCGCTTCGAGCCGGATATCGACTACACCGGCTACGAAAATTACAAAGCGTCCGGCTGGCACCGCAAGCAGCACATTTTCCGCTATCCGATGTATTACATCGAGTATGGCCTCGCCCGCCTCGGGGCGGTGCAGTTGTTTGCCAATGCCCGCAAAGACCAGGCCTCTGCCGTCCGTGCCTACCGCAGTGCGCTGGCGCTGGGCGGCACGGCCAGCCTGCCCGCGCTGTTCGGCGCCGCCGGCGCGCGTTTCGCTTTCGACACCGATACCTTGCGCGGCCTGATCGACACCGTCGAGGATACCATCGCCGAGCTGCAAGCGAAGCTGTAG